The following are encoded in a window of SAR324 cluster bacterium genomic DNA:
- a CDS encoding metal-dependent hydrolase, producing the protein MNFKGHAFGGGITGIGVAGLAVFSGVIPVTPELLKQIMNAPLQHMNPVSILLSIFAITWFMSLFPDLDTASVPQRWFFRIMLIILGILYVKRQMDLFALVAFSVLLPVIHKHRGWTHWKITPWLVSVFLAIVYEYFRVQEAWFASFSWHNVLAFLKQYWIFVVGCVAGHYTHLFLDSRSVKWLPFIANSTNHH; encoded by the coding sequence ATGAATTTCAAAGGACATGCGTTTGGGGGGGGGATTACCGGAATTGGAGTCGCAGGCCTTGCGGTTTTTTCTGGCGTGATTCCTGTCACTCCCGAATTGTTGAAGCAAATCATGAACGCACCCCTACAGCACATGAATCCTGTTTCAATTTTGCTGTCTATCTTTGCGATAACCTGGTTCATGTCACTCTTTCCTGACCTGGATACCGCATCGGTTCCACAACGATGGTTTTTCAGAATCATGCTGATCATACTGGGAATTTTATATGTGAAACGCCAGATGGATCTGTTTGCGCTTGTGGCGTTCAGTGTGTTGTTGCCAGTCATCCACAAGCATCGCGGTTGGACTCACTGGAAAATCACACCATGGCTGGTTTCAGTTTTTCTGGCCATTGTGTATGAATATTTCAGAGTTCAGGAGGCTTGGTTTGCATCGTTTTCGTGGCATAATGTCCTGGCGTTTCTCAAACAATACTGGATTTTTGTCGTAGGATGCGTGGCAGGACATTACACTCATTTATTCCTTGATTCCCGGTCAGTCAAATGGTTGCCTTTCATTGCCAACAGTACCAACCATCATTAA